The Cryptococcus gattii WM276 chromosome D, complete sequence region CGTCGTCTATTGAGAGAGGACAACGCCTGTATCTGACACAAAGAAGACCCGTCCTGCCCTTTCTCCACTGCAATTCGGCTCACGTAACGCCAACGTCAGTAATGCTGCCAGTCCTTCGCCCATCAAGTCAAAGCCTGTCAAAGCATCTACTCCCAGCAAATCAAAGGCTAAGAGAGGACGGCCTAAAAAGGCGGGGCCTGCTATGATCAGCGACGAAAATGCCTCTCACAAATTTGAAAACAAGAAGCTTTACTCGTCCTCTGCTGTGGACCCTGAGCATCCATTTCCCCCCTCTCATCAAAGTAAACTTGGCCACGAGAAGGAGCATGCGTCGCCTATCAAAATTGAGAAGGCACCGAAATCGAAGCAGATCAAGGCAGAGACTATTGAGAAGATCACTGAAGTTCCTATTGATAGACAAAACATGGACGCCGACCACGATGAAACTCCTCTCCAAAGCGCTGTCGATCATTCTCCTGCAGGTGAACCCCACTCTCTGCCAACAGTCGGGGAGATAATGGACATGGACATTGATAACGTAACAGGAGCCGAAGATACACAATTAAAGGAAATGATCGAGGTCAAGCCCGAACTTGACAATGCCAACCAAGCGAACGCTGTGCTCACATCCGCGGAAGAGAATGCGCTTGATAGCGCACCTAAAGAGGAAGGGACTGGAGATCTTAATTTCGGTCAAcccaaagaagaagctggCGAAGAAACTAGGAAGGAGACTGCTATTGAAGACATTCAGGGTCGAGAGCCGACCATTAATGAAACAGCGGGAATTACTGGATCTAATCAAAGTTCCCATGAAATGAAGGAGGGACCAGTTCCTCACACAGAATTTTCAGTGGAGGTCTCTCCCAAAACATCCACAACCGAGTCCAATGGGGCAGACACTGCTGTAACCTCTTCCACTCAACCGGCTACAGTGTCACAATCTCCCCCAGCCCCCTTCAAGGCTTCCTTTATGGAAtcttccgcctcttcctccaccACTGCATTGTCTTCCGGCGCTGTCCCCATCCCCGTTCGTCAAGTCCGCTCCTCTTGGCTTAGTAAAGCCCTTGGTACTGGTACTGTGCCCATTTCCAACGCGTCAGGACCGGCCGAAAGCAATCCAGCGATTTGCAAGCCTTTCACTGCCCCGTCTCAACAAAGACCCAGTGCAGCCATGGACTTCTCTGGCCTTCGAAAGAGTTTACTCCCTATTGGAGGACTTAAACGAAAGTCTGGTGAGGGTATGGGAGGacaggaggaagaggacgaagGGCGCAGACCGGACAAGTTCACTAAGATATCTTCTGAACCACATGACTTCCAGGTTTCAACTACTCCTGGTCCCATGGGTAGACCTAAGCTGCCATCAAAAACGCCGTCGTTTGGTACTGGAAGCGTCAATTCAAATCCTGCTTCTCAAAGTCGATCCGCTTTACCTTCTGGTTTGATTGACGATTCCCATCGCCCCGAGATTTCCAAAGTCACCAAAGCCCTCGATGAACTTCGAGAAAAAACAGCAAAGGACCTCGCCAAACAGAAGGCTTCGTCAACAGGCCGTCCTGAAAATGGAAATGTTCGGGCGCCCAAAGCTAAAAGCACTGGAGCAGGTTTTTTGAGAGGACTGCTCAATTTTGGGAGTGTatctgaagaagaagaagccaTCAGGCGAGCGAGGGagttggaggaggagaagataGCCGAGGCAGAGTTAGAAAAACTGATGTGGAACGCAACTAAACCTGTTTTGGACGTTGAGTCGGCTCTCGACGACCCTGCTGCTGACGCTGTGTCTGCTTCGGCCGATCCGGTTCCTCAACAGGAAGGTGACAACAATGCTGGTCGCTCTACTACCCCTTCTTTGTCCCCTCCTCCAAGACTTGCATCCTTACAGCCACCTCAGATGCAACCCCAGTCAGCCACCACGGCAACCAAcgatgaggacgaggagaTGTTTGATGAGGAATCAGTTCTGGATGAAATCATACCTGCTGAAATTATTGAACCTGTCTACATCAATGACAAGCCTCAGCAGCCGTCTTCATCTGCGGCTGCTCTTCCTGCTGTGATCGATACGTCTGCTAACCCTGTCAAACCATCAGTCTCGACAACTCCAGTACAAGAGAGGCCATCCATATCGCTTGAcagaagagaaaaaggtCAGAGCAAAGTGTCAGATATAAACGCcaagaagatggaaaaagCAAAGGAGCAAGGAAAAGAACATGACTATCGCGGCCAAGGGGACACGGCAGTCGAGAAGTCAGATGACGAAAGGAAAACAAATGGCAAATCCCCAGTAGCACATGAGGCTCAAGGAGATTACGATAATAATGTCAGTGATGAAACTGAGGTGGGTTTGAAACAGTCTTTGGAAAAGCTTAATGCTGACCATTGGGTAGATCAACCGGGAACTGCCACCTTCGATCGCAACATGTACCGACGTGTTGAATATCTCTACGTCTTCTCAAGCTACAAGTAGTACGCTCAACCATGCTTCTACTATGGCTGCCAAGGCTTTAGGTGTCAGGCCTGCTACTGGACCGGTCAAAAGCTTGCAACTTGCTGCCGCCGCGGCCAAAAAGGTGAGTTTGATAGCTGTGGTACGGATGCGAACGTTTGATATGAGAGTCTTCTCTAACGTGTCATGTGCCATGTTCAGGAACAAAATGCCGCTAGTCGCAAGGCGGCCATGAGAGATCAAGCGGATAAGCGGAAGGAGCTGTTAGCCCAGAAAAAGGCTGAGGAAGAACGTCTACGAGCAGACGAAGAGAGGAAGGCGAAAATAGCAGAGCtagaggagaagagaagacTCCGGGCTGAGCATGAGAAAcgaaagaaggaaagagaagctAGGGTAGCAGCTATCGCCAAGGAGAGAGCGGCtaaggaagaaaaggaaatgCAGGCCGCCAAGGCGAAGGTAAGCATGAGGGCTAGGCCGTCTGGACTACACTGAACAGGATCCATTATCAGGCCGAAGAGGAAGCTGCACGCAAGAGGAAACTAACAGTGGCACTTAACAAATCCCAATCTTCTGGCGTACCTGCTTCCAAACGTCTTGCAGGCCCCAGTCAATCTCTAGCCAAAGGCAAAGAGTCTTTCCGTCCTGCAAAGACTACATCCACTCATCCCCTTTCCCAATCGACCACCGAGCAGCAAGCTCCCAAGGCCTTCCGAACGGCAGAGACTACACATACTCAGTCTTCAACCATCACACTTGTAAAGCAGACTCAGCGCGAGAGCCAGGTAGAACGAAAACCACTAGGTCAGCCTTCACGGCTCTCGGCAATGGGAAATCAAGCTATGAGGCAGCCGCAACATCAGCAAAACCAAATCCCTCAACGAAGTTCTTCAGCCGCTCCGCAAAACTGGACACAAGTTCAGACTTCCTTGGACGAAAAGGCATTGGCGCAACAGTCCGAAGATATCGTCCTACCAGACATTGCTTCAGAGTAGGCTCATGACTGTTCCATATGTCTTTCATTAACTGATGTCGTCTCTATCAGGTACTCTGATCCCGATGAGGACACCACTCGCGACTTTGACCGACCAGCCTGGGCTGAATCACCTGAACTGCGCAAAGCTCTCGAGGCCCAAGCGCACATTAATCCAGATGAACTATTTGGTCCTATCAAACCTCTTAACATGGACGAACTGTTCAAAGCCCGGGCTGGCAAGTTTAGGGCAAGAACGAGTTCAGCAAATTGGAGCAGAGGTGATGGGCTTACCAGAGCCGAGGAGGTCGATTATGCGAGGAGGATGGGGTTCACTTCCTTATCCTACTATGATGATGCTGGAGGTAATGGGTCGCATCGGGGATAAGGGATATCGCAAATAGAGGTTTTTGTGTAGACAGGCAAACCTGCTCAATTTGTACGGGCACCTGTGTATTTCTGTATACTGTATTGGTCACATTAACCGGATGGCCTTTTTGAAATGAATGGTTCTTGTTTGGCCGATTTTCTGCGATAACTCATTAGATTTTTCAACGAGGCCTTTCATCAGACAAGTTGGACAGGCTCATGAGATGATTACGCAGTGGCTGTTGTTCTCCCATAAATCCCATTACTCAATTTTGAATATAAGGGGTAAGTTGCTGTACCGCTGGCATGGTATGCATAGCTGCTATCCCTCTTCAGGCCTTAGAATGTGTTGAGTCGTCGGTGGTCCATCGACGACTACCTTCGTTTTTGGTTCATAATTTTTCTGACATGTTTCCCCACGGAGTATTTTATCAGCCTATCGAGTATCTCGGTCCGGTCCAGAAGAAAGAATCTTTGGTTACTGGCAAAACGATGTCTATAAGGATTGACGCCAGTGACGGATAAAGAAGAGCGGTGAGAATAGCACCTCTAGCGCGACGCGTCTTTTTGTTTCCCAGAAGAAAACGCGTCGTCGCAGAGTCATCGAGCTGTCATTGGGCGCCTCTTGTGAAGTTGTGCTTGTTTTTGGTCACGAACATATGGGTGAAAGTGATGGATGATAGGAAGGTAAATATGGAGTCAGGTACGACTTTGCATGCTGAGAATACAAGAAAGTGTCTCTGAAGAAGATATATATTGCCGTACGCGTCTCAGGGATAACTTTTAACGCCAGCGGCGACGCGTCCGTGGTTTGTTTTGCAAAGTGGTAACTGTTTGTCTCTCGCCCGTTCAGATTGGGAttcctctttctcatcCATCTCTCGCTTGATTTGTAAAATATCTCCATCCACACTCTAACTCCAACAACATGCCCACTGATGGCGCTGGCGCCGGCGCCATGTATGCCGCAGAGTTAGTCGCGCACAACCACAGCTGTCAATCATCAAGTCCTACATCGGGCAACTGGTGCTTCTGCGGAAATCCTGTAGAGGAAGGCGGCATCTATTGTAGCGTCGGTGAGTCTTCAGCCAATTACCCCATCTGTCTCACCCTGCACTGTGCTGTGCTTCACCTCGCCATCGACTAACGCGCATTATCCATGCTCAGCCTGTGCTCGATACGACGCGATCAACTCTTTGTGTTATAAAACCCATCAACCACCTCTCTTCGACCAAGACATCGACATCCAGCAGGCCGGGTCACTCACACAAACTCCCTCTCAAGCCTTGCTTCCAAGTTCTTCATCAACATCAGCATCAGCCGCAATTGCTAGCGATGACGATCACTGGCACGCTCCACATTACCGCCCGTCGCACGCCGATCTGAGAAAgcaagaaagaagagatgaaagAAGGCGGAGGCGAGCAGAAGGAAGCTCTAACGGATCTATGAGCAGCAACCGAAGCACAGTTCTGTCGACCACATCTTCGATATCATCGCGTGCTCTCCCAGATCTTGTGGGAGGGGGCGGACATTCGCGTAATCCATCCGCTGCAAGTTCTGTCACGTCGTTCGCATCATCGGCGTTTAGTTTATCGAGGAATCCATCAGTCGCGAGCAACCACTCCAAGAGAGGCCTTGGCGGCGGCTTTAATGTCGACAGCATAATCATGGAGACCGAAGGGGAGCAAGAATGGCTTCGCTCAGAGTCGCCCAAACCCTATGGATCCATTTCTTTGGCGAGACAACCTCATCATAAGCGGCTAAATAGTCGCTCAGCGAGTGGCCGCCGGAAGAAAAACACCCCTGACTTGCCTTTAGGTATGGGTCAAGACATGCGTGACGTGCTTGAAGAGATTATCCAAATGGAACAATCGTATCTTGTGGACGATGTGAATGCCCCAATCACGCCTGATGATCCTCCTCCCCCGCGACTTTTCAGCAGTCAGTTTGGTCCTCCTCGTACACCCTCCCCGTTTTCGAATAGAAAAGGCACTCTTCCAGTGCCTGATGCGCCTGATGTCTCTGTCAGAGGACATCGATCTACCGTGTCTCAAAATGCACTGGCTCCGCCACACACACCGGCGTACCAACCCCAGAGAGGTCCCCGCCAATCTTCATTATTCGGTATGCACCAATCATCCCTTTCGGAATCACACACTGCGTTATATCTTGCAACTGCTTCTCCAGCGGCTGCTGAAACGCGTAGCGCTTCCCCAAGGCTTGAGGCTCGCCGAAGTCTCGTGTTCACTGCCGATAGTGCAGGACCTTCCATCAATGTCGACACCGAGCATCTTTCTACTGGAATTCCTAGTCTCACCCTACCTCCGCGAAACTCTGAAGCCAACTCCCCAATGGTCACACCAATGAACCGCAGGTTCGTGCAGAACCGCACGCCCAAAGCAATTCATCCATCgatggatggatggagaTTTCCATCTCCCATGAATGCGGCTACTCCTACTAGAGGTGCTCGCCAACACGTACCGGATACTCCTCTTCCCATGATGGAAGAATCAAGAGGAATTCACGGAATGGGACAAAATAGATGCCCTAGCCCTGTGCGCATCGCCCCTGCGCTGCTTTGGCCTCCTCAGTCTCCATCACGCTCCAATTCGCCACGGTTGAACCTTGCGCCGTCGCTCTTTCCTAGCTCTCCAGTAGGTATACCACAGAGTGTCAAGCCTCTTTTGCAAGTGGAACATAACGATATGGCGCGAAGCGATACAGAGGATGATATTATGGATGTAGAGATGGGCGGGAGCCCAAGGGACCATGGTAATTCTACAGAAACGTCTGGGAATGGAGCAAGATATCTACTAGTGCCCCTGGAAACAGAGGTTCAGAGGTACTAGTCACAATTGGAGAAGATACGAAGACAAGCAAAAATGCCTTGAAGGCTTGATGGCGGATTATGATTTACGACGCGTAATGGCGTCACCCAGCTAGGAGTTTGTAtgttagtttcttttttcgTCTCCCATGATACTCTTAGGAGGTAAGAAAAAGAGGTTATGTTATGTGCACGTTGAGCTTAGTACTCGAGTAATTGTTATCAAACACCCACTTGCAATTTTAACGATGAGGTTCATTCGTTATGCTCTTTTAGCTTTTGATTTCTTGTATCTGCTCTGTCCTCTAGCTTTGCTATGGTATTATGAATGCGAGAAATAGGATTTCAAAAAAGCTTGGGACCATGCGCAAGACAAGAATAACCCCAAAATATGACTCTACTGAGTTTCGTTTTCGGCAGTCGGGGCCAGCATTAAGGCAATTCAGTCATGGAATAGTATAATGTATACGGAGTCACTGTCTATGTATGTCAACATCCAACACCACCACAAGACGAATCAACGCCACAAGCGCATTTCCGCAGCCCCACATATTTAAACAACGATCTAAGCGGACAGATAGATGACCAAATGTCAGTTGCTAGTGCTGCCATTGGCGACCTAACAATTTCCTAGACGAAGCAAAAGTAGATTAGAAGAATGGAAGTTGTATTTAAGTTTTAGTCGCTCGACGCTTTCCGGGTCATTGTGGATACTATTAGGAAAGTGTGAGTTTCGTTGCCTTTTGACCGTAAAGCACGGTAATGCCGGCACCTACCCATCAAAGTAGGTGGCACCGAGAAGTGCGTCCGATTTTCGATAACCTTCCATCAAGCTGACCTATGTCAGCAATTTCTCTGTGTGAACTTGAGGCAGCTTACTCAAAGAAACCCATTCTGCGCTTTTCGAAACTGTTGGACGGTCAGCCAAGACTTTATTCCTGTACGAGTATATATCCCACTATTGCTGTTCCACTATGACAGCATGACTTAACTGAAAAGTCCTTTGGCcagagaaaaggaaaaaagcAGAAACTCACTGATTCTGACTGCTCGAGGATCTGCATATCAAAAATCAACTTAATCATAGATATGTGGTGTAACAGCAGTTGCAATACTTACGCATTTCACCTAGTTCGTCGACATAAACTAATGTCGGTCGTGAGCTGCAGAATTTATCCCAAGCCCATGTCATGGACACGCTCACTTACGTGGTGAAGCAAAAAAATCATAGCTGCGTAGGTTCAGTATTAAGTAATCTGGGCAAGGATCGTGAGCTCACATGGCAAATAAAACATCTTCACAGGTTATTCCCTGAGAGATATCAACTTATATACTAAAAACAAGCCATTAGTCCTCGTGCGACTCGCCATTCTATTTCTGACGCGAATGGACCATCCCGTCTCCACATGACCTAAGTTCAGTTCCTCAACAATAGGAGATGTTGCTGGCTGCCCTCTCTCTTTTATCCCTGTGAAAAAGCTTCGTGAGCATGCTCTCCAATAGAAGGACTGACTAGTTCAACTAACATTCCTAAACTCATAAATCACCAACAGAGATGTGTCAGTAAGTAGGGTAATGGCGTTgtgggaagaggagcaTACGGTTTCGGTATCTAAAAAATAAAAGTCAGCTCTAATTAAACATGCGAAAGGCTCACCGTCATAATCAACCCAAATGGCCGCAAACATGGGATGCTGTATTCGTGATTTTGTCAGCATTTGATCCTTCTTCATGTTTGCTTCCCCCGACGCAGATGCTTATTCCTTTGGATTTTTTTATCCTGCCCGGGGATCTCCATGTTCTTGATTATGACCTGAACTGACCTCAATGGTATTCCACGTGAGAAACTTTGCATAGGGTTTCGGATCCCAAGTTCGTAGCTGCAAAAGAGGATGGATCCTGAGGGGGGTCGGAAGCTGAGCAGCTTGCAGATAAGAAAGTACCTGTTATTGAGCATGGTATGGTAAAAGTGGCGATGTTAGCGTGCCCAAGCGTAGCAGCACTAGTAATCGGCGGAAAAAAGAACACATACAGGACCATAGCCTGGGCGCCTGTTCAATGGTCAGGACTCAATGTGTAAACTAAAACGGGAAGGACTCACGATGGTTTAAAAGGGCCGATTGTGATAGCTGGAGAGTAGTTGTTTCTCAGTAAAAAGCAAGTCGAGTGCTGTGGTCAGTGAGTAGGCGAGAAGGAACGCACCGGCATCGCGAGGAGCACCTGTGGGTACGAGAGCCATGGCGTGGGAATTGTATAGAACAGGAGCAGCGTAACATGGCAGCTATTTGCATTTTTCCTGCTGTATATAAAGGGGGTAATGTCGCGGTATGCAGATGTAGAAATGTCAGTCAACCCAAAGGACCAGGGCGTCATAGGACCAAATAAAGGACTCCTCGCGGCGGGCTTTTCCGGATTCGGCACCTATTGTTGGCATGATTACATAATAAAAGTGAAGCTCGGCATCTATTCTCGTTCGGCCCGGCGACGGCCGACGAGTCCTCATCCGCTGCTGTCTGTCAATTCCCGCATCTCATCTCATCTCGTCCATATCCTCGATTCCACCTCTCCAATCGCCTATCCACCATGGAGCTCTATATGTACACCCCCCCGGTCTACATGGCCCCAATTAGGCCTTTAGTTAAACCAGCGCCATCCGTCCCCATCGTCAAGGAAGGCCCAATTCCAGAGCTCTTCCAGGCTCCCGAGGGCGAGTATAACCTTGCAGATCCGGGATCCGTGTTTCCTGTGCTAGGGAACACTTCACCCAATATCGCTTCGGAACTAAGGCTGGCAGCTCAACCTGGACCATTCCTTGGCGGTCCCGGTTTTGGTCTTCCTCCCACTCCGCAACAAACTAGCCCCAGTGCTGCCTCTGCCTCATCTACCTCCTTCGGAGCCACCTTGATCAATGGAAAGTGGGAACCCATTTATCCTACAAGGATGAGCTGGGTGATGGTCCAGTTTCCTTCAAAAATTGGAGATAGGGGATTTGGAGGTCTTCTGGGTAAAAGCGGAAAGAGTGACACCGCTGCTTTTCTTCCGCCTGCCGCTGCGGATGGACGATACCCTACCAAGTCCAGCTACTCATCTTCCTCGAGCTCATCATCCCCTGTCCCATCAGAACCGCAATCTGTCCCATTTGCAATGTCTCCCCCAACCACTCAGTCCAAATGGCCATTTGCCAAGACTATCAATGGCATCCCCAGACCTAAAACGAGCATGCGCAATTCAACCTCCGACTTTGTCCAAAGGGTAATTGGGCTGGACTCAGCCTCTAAGTACCTGGCTGAGAAAGGCAAGACCGTTTCTGAGGTCGTTAAATGGGGCTGCTGGCATATGGGAAAACAATGGGCTTGGGCTGATTTTGGCAAACAAGCGAACGAGACTGACAAAAAAAGCAAGGTAAGCAAGGACCAATCAGAAAAATGGGCACATCGGCAAATCAGCTGATCATCCCAGCAGGAAACACTTGTCAAAGTACTGTTTTCGACGCCTTTGACTTGCACCGCTATTATCAATCAGACAGCAGGCGTCGATAGGCTCGACGTCATTATTGGTTTTGAGACTGGAGACCTGGTTTGGCTTGATCCTATCCTTGGAAGGTACACTCGGCTCAATAAAAACGTACGCATGTTGTTACATCAATTGGTGCGCAATGGTCAAAAACTGATTACTTTTACAGGGCGTATTAAACTCCTCCCGGGTGGTCGGCGTCTACCCCGATCCTCGACAGCCCACTCATTTCTTGGCACTTTTCGCGGATTATACCATTTTGAGGTTCAACATCTCTCTCGAAGACCCATTAAATGCCGCAAACATTACCTCACGTCCATGGGACGTTTTTTTTGATCGCGTTCTCCTTGCCATTACGAATGGGCCTGACCCTAGCTTGAGCGGTGACAGCGGTGCCGGTCGTTATCTCGATAGAGAGCAAGGTGTCGAACTTTTGAAGTGGAAAAACGAGGATTGGGTGGCCGGGGTAGAGATTGAAAAGTCGAAGGATAAGAACGCGATTGTATTCACAGGGCGGAACCCAGTAGCAGCCCTTAAAATTGGTAGTGCACAAATCAAAGGTAAGTGTTTTGAGCTGTTCATTTTTCAGTCGTTAACTGGAGATGTGTAAAAGCTTTGGCATACTCTCCCGATGGCGGAAAATTGGCCGCGGTGTCATCCGACGGACTCTTGAGGGTGATTGATACGAGTGAAGAGCGGTAAGTGCACCATCTGCCTCTTGTCCGAATTCAAATCTGATGTATTCCCAAAGTATCACCGATACATTTTCCGGCTATTATGGTGCTTTGAATTGCGTAAGCGATGGCACAGTTCAATTCAAGTATTACGCTTACTTCATTTGCAGGTCGTTTGGTCTCCTGATTCTCGCCTGATAGCAGCAGGAGGCGAAGATGATTTCGTCACTCTGTTCTCAACAGGGCGAGATGCCCGCCCTATCGCGAGATGCCAAGGTCACAGCTCCTACGTCACGTGTATCGCATTCGATCCGCAAAGCAATAATCCATCGTCACGGGCTTATCGATTCGTCAGTGTgggagaggatggaaagTTGTTATTTGTAAGCCCCTATCGGCTCTTATTGTCTTTGTGTCCTGTTTAACTATAAGACGATAGTGGGACTACTCTCCTGCTGCTGTGCATAAGCCACGACAACATCACCCCAACAACTCTGTGCAGCGCGATGCTGCTGCTAGCTCCATGACTGTCAACATTATGGATCATTCACGCTCCCATACTCCCGCTGAGCGTACTTCTGGCAGATTTCACGCAGCTCCGTCGCGTAAATCAGTTCCCACGCTTCAGCCAATTATGGTGAGTCTCATTCTCTTTGCatttattttttgcagctGGCTAAATATAAGATAGTCTAAAACGGTAGATGTCACCATCCTGACCGGCGTATATTGCCTTCCAGATGCTATTGCCACTGTCTCTCGCCAAGGCGTAGCTCGATTTTGGATGCGGCCCTCCTCAAGACCATCTACTTGAGCAAGGAGCAGTGTACATAAGATAAGGTCTGTACCAGCGACGATTCACTCAAAGGAAGTTGTAGTCCCCGACTGACTCCCTCCAGCAGCTTAACTATTTGCAAAAGAGATTTGCAAAAGAGAGTGAGAATTAAAAGTCCTAGCCAGTGATGATGTTGGTGGTCGTATTGTGGTTTACTAAGTTGTACCAGGAATACAAACTTCAGGTGATGTAATCAATAGCTATGTAGCAGAGGATCTGCCGAATTAATACCCAATAATTCTTTTATACTAACCGCGATGACAATTGAGCTTTCGTCAAGGTAGATAAAGGTCAGTATCGGCACTATTATATATCTCTCTATCGACACTATTATATATCGTTTTCAATACCATTCTTTTAAGCCTGCCTAATTTTCTTCTACTTTTGCCTGGTTGGCCTTCATCTGTTCTCTTGTCCTTGCTCTTGTGCTCCTCAGTGTCCGCCCATTGGCCGCACTAGCTACAGGCTCTGGTAATGCTATCTCTTTGCCCCTTT contains the following coding sequences:
- a CDS encoding TAT-binding protein-like protein 7 (Similar to TIGR gene model, INSD accession AAW42802.1), with the protein product MSQIMAHIPQAPIGELIKTPSKTQTVKRTRAATAAAKEKTQKIKGLNAQLVLSPSSRQTTRPALSPLQFGSRNANVSNAASPSPIKSKPVKASTPSKSKAKRGRPKKAGPAMISDENASHKFENKKLYSSSAVDPEHPFPPSHQSKLGHEKEHASPIKIEKAPKSKQIKAETIEKITEVPIDRQNMDADHDETPLQSAVDHSPAGEPHSLPTVGEIMDMDIDNVTGAEDTQLKEMIEVKPELDNANQANAVLTSAEENALDSAPKEEGTGDLNFGQPKEEAGEETRKETAIEDIQGREPTINETAGITGSNQSSHEMKEGPVPHTEFSVEVSPKTSTTESNGADTAVTSSTQPATVSQSPPAPFKASFMESSASSSTTALSSGAVPIPVRQVRSSWLSKALGTGTVPISNASGPAESNPAICKPFTAPSQQRPSAAMDFSGLRKSLLPIGGLKRKSGEGMGGQEEEDEGRRPDKFTKISSEPHDFQVSTTPGPMGRPKLPSKTPSFGTGSVNSNPASQSRSALPSGLIDDSHRPEISKVTKALDELREKTAKDLAKQKASSTGRPENGNVRAPKAKSTGAGFLRGLLNFGSVSEEEEAIRRARELEEEKIAEAELEKLMWNATKPVLDVESALDDPAADAVSASADPVPQQEGDNNAGRSTTPSLSPPPRLASLQPPQMQPQSATTATNDEDEEMFDEESVLDEIIPAEIIEPVYINDKPQQPSSSAAALPAVIDTSANPVKPSVSTTPVQERPSISLDRREKGQSKVSDINAKKMEKAKEQGKEHDYRGQGDTAVEKSDDERKTNGKSPVAHEAQGDYDNNVSDETEVATSSTLNHASTMAAKALGVRPATGPVKSLQLAAAAAKKEQNAASRKAAMRDQADKRKELLAQKKAEEERLRADEERKAKIAELEEKRRLRAEHEKRKKEREARVAAIAKERAAKEEKEMQAAKAKAEEEAARKRKLTVALNKSQSSGVPASKRLAGPSQSLAKGKESFRPAKTTSTHPLSQSTTEQQAPKAFRTAETTHTQSSTITLVKQTQRESQVERKPLGQPSRLSAMGNQAMRQPQHQQNQIPQRSSSAAPQNWTQVQTSLDEKALAQQSEDIVLPDIASEYSDPDEDTTRDFDRPAWAESPELRKALEAQAHINPDELFGPIKPLNMDELFKARAGKFRARTSSANWSRGDGLTRAEEVDYARRMGFTSLSYYDDAGGNGSHRG
- a CDS encoding WD-repeat protein, putative (Similar to TIGR gene model, INSD accession AAW42800.1), yielding MAAICIFPAVYKGARHLFSFGPATADESSSAAVCQFPHLISSRPYPRFHLSNRLSTMELYMYTPPVYMAPIRPLVKPAPSVPIVKEGPIPELFQAPEGEYNLADPGSVFPVLGNTSPNIASELRLAAQPGPFLGGPGFGLPPTPQQTSPSAASASSTSFGATLINGKWEPIYPTRMSWVMVQFPSKIGDRGFGGLLGKSGKSDTAAFLPPAAADGRYPTKSSYSSSSSSSSPVPSEPQSVPFAMSPPTTQSKWPFAKTINGIPRPKTSMRNSTSDFVQRVIGLDSASKYLAEKGKTVSEVVKWGCWHMGKQWAWADFGKQANETDKKSKETLVKVLFSTPLTCTAIINQTAGVDRLDVIIGFETGDLVWLDPILGRYTRLNKNGVLNSSRVVGVYPDPRQPTHFLALFADYTILRFNISLEDPLNAANITSRPWDVFFDRVLLAITNGPDPSLSGDSGAGRYLDREQGVELLKWKNEDWVAGVEIEKSKDKNAIVFTGRNPVAALKIGSAQIKALAYSPDGGKLAAVSSDGLLRVIDTSEERITDTFSGYYGALNCVVWSPDSRLIAAGGEDDFVTLFSTGRDARPIARCQGHSSYVTCIAFDPQSNNPSSRAYRFVSVGEDGKLLFWDYSPAAVHKPRQHHPNNSVQRDAAASSMTVNIMDHSRSHTPAERTSGRFHAAPSRKSVPTLQPIMSKTVDVTILTGVYCLPDAIATVSRQGVARFWMRPSSRPST
- a CDS encoding Hypothetical protein (Similar to TIGR gene model, INSD accession AAW43292.1; CND04510), whose amino-acid sequence is MPTDGAGAGAMYAAELVAHNHSCQSSSPTSGNWCFCGNPVEEGGIYCSVACARYDAINSLCYKTHQPPLFDQDIDIQQAGSLTQTPSQALLPSSSSTSASAAIASDDDHWHAPHYRPSHADLRKQERRDERRRRRAEGSSNGSMSSNRSTVLSTTSSISSRALPDLVGGGGHSRNPSAASSVTSFASSAFSLSRNPSVASNHSKRGLGGGFNVDSIIMETEGEQEWLRSESPKPYGSISLARQPHHKRLNSRSASGRRKKNTPDLPLGMGQDMRDVLEEIIQMEQSYLFGPPRTPSPFSNRKGTLPVPDAPDVSVRGHRSTVSQNALAPPHTPAYQPQRGPRQSSLFGMHQSSLSESHTALYLATASPAAAETRSASPRLEARRSLVFTADSAGPSINVDTEHLSTGIPSLTLPPRNSEANSPMVTPMNRRFVQNRTPKAIHPSMDGWRFPSPMNAATPTRGARQHVPDTPLPMMEESRGIHGMGQNRCPSPVRIAPALLWPPQSPSRSNSPRLNLAPSLFPSSPVGIPQSVKPLLQVEHNDMARSDTEDDIMDVEMGGSPRDHGNSTETSGNGARYLLVPLETEVQRY